In the genome of Fusarium fujikuroi IMI 58289 draft genome, chromosome FFUJ_chr02, one region contains:
- a CDS encoding related to UBX5-UBX (ubiquitin regulatory X) domain-containing protein, producing MDDNISTFMSITGTSTDVARSFLEMTAGNFERAIGLFFENPDLVSGVGAGLSSTDQPAAAPATTSATRGNIGRQDSAGVIHIDSDDDQDMQIEDFSDNDDDNERAVAAQAAALAQEEEDMAMAKRLQEELYQGNQGSGSGGNPDDVRAPIARTTETLVAPGWGGGGEHDDGMEAAFLEELRRRRRANPPNRAGGPFSQQIWADPERRSAQTAENGAHARRLEDLFRPPYDLMARMSWDDARTLGKEDKKWILVNLQDMNDFNCQALNRDIWKDEAIKSLVSENFIFLQYDKDFPDAEEFVTFYFPNQTHENPDNYPHVSIIDPRTGEQVKVWTGRPFPSAQEFHAELAEFLDRYSLAANSKNPVAKTTARKPQRVDVDRMTEDEMLEMALKNSLEGATGSGGSSTPNLHDPDALTKESDPEEGKGKEPEAPVEQSPWAQISSTTPHTEPEADPTTTTRIQFRHSTGRIIRRFNLNDPVRRIYEWLKSEALEGKEGVEFELKKMPAGQDLIESLDTTVADAGLKQGTVMIEYIED from the exons ATGGACGACAACATCTCCACATTCATGTCCATTACGGGCACAAGCACCGATGTCGCCCGGAGTTTTCTCGAGATGACTGCGGGCAACTTTGAGCGTGCCATAGGACTCTTCTTCGAAAACCCCGATCTCGTTTCCGGTGTGGGAGCTGGCCTTTCTTCAACCGACCAGCCAGCCGCTGCCCCCGCGACAACATCAGCAACCAGAGGCAACATTGGCAGACAAGATTCGGCGGGTGTCATCCACATcgatagtgatgatgacCAGGATATGCAAATCGAAGACTTTAGCGACAATGACGACGATAACGAGAGAGCCGTCGCAGCTCAAGCAGCAGCTTTAGcccaggaagaagaagatatggCAATGGCAAAGCGATTACAGGAGGAGCTATATCAAGGCAACCAAGGGTCTGGATCAGGAGGAAACCCAGATGATGTCCGAGCACCTATCGCGCGGACTACTGAGACCCTGGTGGCACCCGGAtggggtggtggtggtgagcaCGATGATGGAATGGAGGCAGCTTTTCTAGAAGAGTTGCGACGAAGGCGGCGGGCAAATCCAC CCAATCGTGCTGGAGGACCGTTCTCCCAGCAAATATGGGCCGACCCTGAACGCCGTTCAGCTCAGACAGCCGAGAATGGAGCACATGCAAGACGTCTTGAAGACTTGTTCCGACCACCTTACGATCTGATGGCGCGTATGTCTTGGGATGACGCCCGTACGCTAGgcaaggaagacaagaagtGGATCTTGGTTAATCTCCAAGACATGAACGACTTTAACTGCCAGGCGCTAAACCGCGACATTTGGAAGGACGAAGCTATCAAATCTCTGGTCTCGGAGAACTTCATTTTCCTACAGTATGACAAGGACTTCCCGGATGCCGAGGAGTTTGTGACATTTTATTTCCCCAACCAAACGCATGAGAACCCTGATAACTACCCACATGTCTCGATCATCGACCCCCGAACGGGCGAGCAAGTCAAGGTTTGGACCGGACGACCTTTCCCTTCCGCGCAAGAGTTCCATGCCGAACTCGCCGAGTTTCTGGACCGCTACAGTCTCGCGGCCAATAGTAAGAACCCGGTTGCGAAGACGACAGCACGAAAGCCACAGAGAGTGGATGTCGATCGCATGACTGAGGACGAGATGCTTGAAATGGCTTTGAAGAACAGTCTGGAGGGTGCTACAGGAAGCGGAGGCTCCTCAACACCCAACCTCCATGATCCCGATGCTTTAACCAAAGAGTCTGACCCCGAGGAGGGTAAAGGAAAGGAACCTGAAGCTCCGGTTGAACAAAGTCCTTGGGCTCAAATTTCAAGCACCACCCCACATACCGAACCAGAGGCCGACCCAACAACAACTACACGCATTCAATTCCGACACTCTACCGGCCGTATCATTCGGCGATTCAACCTCAATGATCCAGTCCGCAGAATCTACGAATGGCTCAAGTCTGAGGCACTGGAAGGCAAAGAAGGGGTCGAATTCGAGCTCAAGAAAATGCCTGCTGGACAGGATCTCATCGAGAGCCTGGACACGACCGTTGCAGATGCAGGTCTGAAGCAAGGGACAGTCATGATTGAGTACATTGAGGACTGA
- a CDS encoding related to severin kinase codes for MADREHEVDDANEALDPELLYSKEYCIGGGSFGKVYKGVDKRTGQAVAIKVIDIESAEDEVEDIIQEIAILSELQSPYVTKYYGSYAKGAELWIVMEFCSGGSCADLMKPGLIGEDYIAIIVRELLMGLDYLHTDKKLHRDVKAANVLLSSNGQVKLADFGVSGQLSATMTKKNTFVGTPFWMAPEVIKQSGYDHKADIWSLGITALELANGEPPYADIHPMKVLFLIPKNPPPRLEGNFTKAFKDFIELCLQRDPKDRPTAKDMLRHPFIRRAKRTTYLTELIERHQRWAATHKGEDDDNWDSANSGRAPAERERVDEDMWDFGTVRLVGERGGIVNRPGLNQLDENATNARASRPLESEEDYGEQRRDVSPTKSRDFALQSLETVKANPGSRQSSPQRKAVPQSQYQQPLPSPTKALPQTPLKLPPPRDNAETPRPLRINPPATVQESPDYDRELQSQLQRDIGMLNLDYEPQTERKASPQIQQVQPPQWALPPAPPAHQQRPTTTKQMSLPEIPPYRPNQAPTQQRVPSLQHTSVPQVHTPLPGGAQGPRPLPSKAQSPSPSEFNTPSAFPTPAPANPNGELDALNDVIFPALEEALKRRQINLQQMYKPGQNPAQLTPQQQRAEASHEKLRKLVYKLAHVCKEIDHYDKAEPVGMGREVGSFLEGLLEEILVRVEPLDEDEEVPAS; via the exons ATGGCAGATCGCGAGCACGAGGTTGACGATGCGAATGAGGCGCTTGACCCGGAGCTTCTCTACTCCAAAGAATACTGCATTG GTGGTGGCAGTTTCGGCAAAGTTTACAAAGG AGTCGATAAACGTACGGGCCAGGCTGTAGCGATCAAGGTTATTGATATAGAGAGTGCCGAAGACGAGGTCGAGGATATTATCCAAGAAATCGCCATTCTGTCCGAGCTTCAATCACCATATGTCACCAAGTACTATGGATCCTATGCGAAAGGTGCCGAGTTATGGATTGTAATGGAGTTCTGTTCGGGAGGAAGCTGTGCCGACTTGATGAAGCCGGGACTGATTGGAGAGGACTACATTGCCATCATCGTGCGCGAGTTGCTCATGGGTTTGGATTATCTCCACACAGACAAGAAGCTACATCGAGATGTCAAAG CTGCCAATgtgctcctcagcagcaatgGCCAAGTCAAACTCGCCGATTTTGGTGTGTCAGGTCAGCTTTCTGCTACCATGACCAAGAAAAATACATTTGTCGGAACACCTTTTTGGATGGCCCCAGAGGTCATTAAGCAATCTGGGTATGATCACAAGGCCGATATCTGGTCTCTTGGTATTACAGCTCTCGAATTAGCCAATGGAGAGCCTCCTTATGCCGATATTCATCCTATGAAAGTTCTCTTTCTTATTCCAAAGAACCCCCCACCACGATTAGAAGGCAATTTCACCAAGGCATTCAAAGATTTCATCGAGCTATGTCTCCAGAGAGACCCCAAAGACCGACCAACAGCCAAGGATATGCTGCGGCACCCATTTATTAGACGGGCAAAGCGGACAACTTACCTAACTGAGCTTATCGAGAGGCATCAACGCTGGGCAGCTACTCATAAgggagaggatgatgacaacTGGGACTCAGCTAACAGTGGACGAGCTCCTGCAGAACGCGAGCGAGTTGACGAAGATATGTGGGATTTTGGCACTGTGAGACTTGTTGGCGAACGTGGCGGCATTGTCAACCGACCAGGTCTCAACCAGCTGGATGAGAACGCAACAAACGCACGCGCTTCTAGGCCATTAGAGAGCGAGGAAGACTATGGCGAGCAACGACGAGACGTAAGCCCTACCAAGTCCAGGGATTTCGCCCTTCAATCCCTTGAGACTGTCAAAGCAAACCCAGGCTCAAGGCAGTCTAGCCCCCAACGAAAGGCTGTTCCCCAATCCCAATATCAGCAGCCACTCCCATCGCCTACGAAGGCACTGCCTCAGACTCCCCTGAAGCTCCCTCCTCCAAGGGATAACGCTGAGACGCCTCGCCCATTGAGAATAAACCCCCCTGCAACCGTGCAGGAGTCTCCAGATTATGACCGGGAGCTTCAGAGTCAACTACAGCGTGATATTGGCATGCTCAACCTGGATTATGAACCACAGACCGAGAGGAAAGCCAGTCCGCAGATTCAGCAGGTCCAGCCACCACAATGGGCATTACCCCCTGctcctccagctcatcagcaaCGGCCAACAACTACCAAGCAGATGAGCCTACCTGAGATACCTCCATATAGGCCAAACCAAGCTCCTACACAGCAAAGGGTACCTTCATTACAGCATACTTCTGTGCCTCAAGTTCATACTCCCCTCCCAGGGGGTGCACAAGGCCCTCGACCTCTTCCATCGAAAGCTCAGTCACCCAGCCCATCCGAGTTCAACACGCCATCAGCATTCCCTACACCTGCACCAGCCAACCCCAATGGGGAACTGGATGCCCTGAACGATGTCATATTCCCAGCCCTGGAGGAGGCGCTTAAGAGGCGACAGATCAACTTGCAGCAGATGTATAAGCCAGGACAGAACCCAGCTCAACTGACACCCCAACAACAACGCGCCGAAGCGTCCCACGAAAAGTTACGAAAACTGGTTTATAAGCTGGCGCATGTCTGCAAAGAGATTGATCATTATGACAAGGCTGAACCTGTTGGAATGGGCCGAGAGGTTGGCAGTTTTCTCGAGGGGCTTCTGGAGGAGATTCTGGTGAGAGTCGAGCCtttggatgaggatgaggaagtgCCCGCTTCATGA
- a CDS encoding probable isocitrate dehydrogenase gives MLSRGSLRSAQLLRGVAKQQPQLARSFATVQSDIFKPAKYGGKYTVTLIPGDGIGTEVAESVKTVFKADNVPVEWEQIEVSGLEGAGRTEDAFRESVASLKRNKLGLKGILHTPISRSGHQSFNVAMRQELDIYASISLIKNIPGYETRHKDVDLCIIRENTEGEYSGLEHQSVDGVVESLKIITRAKSERIAKFAFSFALANGRSKVTCIHKANIMKLADGLFRSTFHQVAKDYPTLEVNDMIVDNASMQAVSRPQQFDVMVMPNLYGGILSNIGAALVGGPGIVPGCNMGREVAVFEPGCRHVGLDIKGKDQANPTAMLLSGSMLLRHLGLDEHANRVSKATYAVIAEGKVRTPDMGGSSTTHEFTKAILDKLETV, from the exons ATGTTGTCTCGAGGATCTCTTCGATCGGCCCAG ctgCTGCGCGGCGTCGCCAAGCAACAACCACAGCTCGCCCGATCCTTCGCCACCGTCCAGTccgacatcttcaagcccGCCAAGTACGGCGGCAAGTACACCGTCACCCTAATCCCCGGTGACGGTATCGGTACCGAGGTTGCTGAGTCCGTCAAGACCGTCTTCAAGGCCGACAACGTCCCCGTTGAATGGGAGCAGATCGAGGTCTCTGGTCTCGAGGGTGCCGGCCGAACCGAGGATGCTTTCCGCGAGTCTGTCGCTTCTCTTAAGCGCAACAAGCTCGGTCTCAAGGGTATCCTGCACACTCCCATCAGCCGATCCGGCCACCAGAGTTTCAACGTTGCTATGCGTCAGGAGCTCGATATCTACGCCAGCATCagcttgatcaagaacatccCCGGCTACGAGACCCGCCACAAGGACGTCGACCTGTGCATCATCCGAGAGAACACCGAGGGTGAGTACTCTGGTCTCGAGCACCAGAGCGTCGACGGTGTCGTCGAGtccctcaagatcatcacaCGCGCCAAGTCTGAGCGTATCGCCAAGTTCGCCTTCTCTTTCGCTCTCGCCAACGGCCGATCCAAGGTTACTTGCATTCACAAGGCCAACATCATGAAGCTTGCCGATGGTCTTTTCCGCAGCACCTTCCACCAGGTCGCCAAGGACTACCCTACCCTCGAGGTCAACGACATGATTGTCGACAACGCCTCCATGCAGGCTGTCTCTCGTCCCCAGCAATTCGATGTCATGGTCATGCCTAACCTTTACGGTGGTATCCTGTCCAACATTGGCGCCGCTCTTGTTGGTGGCCCTGGTATCGTCCCCGGTTGCAACATGGGCCGTGAGGTCGCTGTTTTCGAGCCCGGTTGCCGTCACGTCGGTCTCGacatcaagggcaaggaccAGGCTAACCCCACCGCCATGCTCCTGTCCGGCAGCATGCTGCTGCGACACCTTGGCCTCGATGAGCATGCTAACCGTGTCTCCAAGGCCACCTACGCCGTTATCGCTGAGGG CAAAGTCCGCACCCCCGACATGGGCGGCTCCTCCACCACCCACGAGTTCACCAAGGCCATCCTCGACAAGCTCGAGACTGTTTAA
- a CDS encoding related to transcription activator protein acu-15 has translation MPSNACDRCHRRKVRCDKIQPQCGPCKRADVACEYAVSEHQLRRRNVQKLERRIRELMDCNEGLTQQLRRSEEVARRSEDVTRRSEDVTRRSEDVERGEASVVQDSPGDGEVAEEVIQMSLIAGGGHHFVGSTSGLLLANLLQSRPQPSSSLTTSWKPNSLPGLSSPQTNSGLPPKTLASELLKAYCSHDHLCYPFLSTKSLYRSLDAVYEDSSAKDPVDAFFVDMTLAIGTAQVHKFNWNGVYDAETHYNRAMTRLADVLARDGIERLQALLLVCQYRMGTTSSNTTTSVWHLIGVAARTCLEMGLHRAATYALPRTLDEPTRKVKEEEMETKRRCFWSLVALDRVTSLALGRPLALQLEDIDVDLPPSSTADQLPEDSSPLSSAPYGTPQYRAATSVFVHIVRYRLICGKIINALHRSAKHVTFPNTSYDEMRTALARELQEWHTETANLPLVKSDTAASPASGSSFRSEEWYRLLYHNGMLMLFRPSPCLNDAAVNSLALQNIYDSAREAISLYASLHRSRKLNYSWITMHSVFLAGLSYIFALRHHFSGSEPQRARLHTTPTISQVVNDTRACSKVLVAVSERWDLARNCSDLFDRLSDAVVADVVEASVAAPVQFSADLAGMTVDSTFRDCFGDLQSLGLDEFHNDAISQLSQEWFFGLGGESHSYY, from the coding sequence ATGCCCTCAAACGCCTGCGATAGATGTCACCGCCGCAAAGTCCGCTGCGACAAGATCCAACCTCAATGCGGGCCCTGCAAACGCGCTGATGTCGCTTGTGAGTATGCTGTTAGTGAGCATcagttgaggaggaggaatgTTCAGAAGTTGGAGAGGAGGATTAGGGAGTTGATGGATTGTAATGAGGGTTTGACGCAGCAGTTGAGGCGGTCGGAGGAGGTGGCCAGACGATCTGAGGATGTGACGAGAAGGTCTGAGGATGTTACTAGGAGAtctgaagatgttgagagaGGTGAGGCGTCGGTGGTGCAGGATAGTCCTGGGGATGGAGAAGTAGCTGAGGAGGTTATTCAGATGAGTCTCATCGCAGGCGGAGGCCATCACTTTGTCGGTTCAACAAGCGGTCTTCTCCTCGCTAACCTCCTCCAATCCCGCCCTCAACCATCCTCATCTCTCACCACATCCTGGAAACCAAACTCCCTCCCCGGCCTATCCTCACCACAAACCAACTCCGGCCTCCCACCCAAAACCCTCGCCTCAGAACTCCTCAAAGCCTATTGCAGCCATGATCATCTCTGCTACCCCTTCCTCTCCACCAAATCCCTCTACCGGTCTTTAGACGCCGTGTACGAAGACTCCAGCGCCAAAGATCCCGTCGATGCCTTCTTCGTCGACATGACCCTCGCTATCGGCACGGCGCAGGTGCACAAGTTTAACTGGAACGGTGTATATGATGCTGAGACGCATTATAACCGCGCCATGACGAGACTAGCTGATGTGCTGGCGAGGGATGGGATCGAGAGGTTGCAGGcgctgttgttggtgtgtCAGTATAGAATGGGCACGACGTCGAGCAATACCACGACTAGTGTTTGGCACCTCATCGGTGTTGCGGCGAGGACGTGTCTTGAGATGGGGCTTCATCGGGCAGCAACTTATGCGCTTCCGCGGACGTTGGATGAGCCGACGAGGAaggtgaaggaggaggagatggagacgaAGCGACGGTGTTTCTGGAGTCTTGTTGCGCTGGATCGCGTGACGAGTCTTGCGCTTGGAAGACCTTTGGCATTGCAGCTTGAAGACATAGACGTTGATCTTCCCCCTTCGTCAACAGCAGATCAACTACCCGAGGATAGTAGTCCTCTCTCATCAGCACCCTACGGAACACCTCAATACCGCGCTGCGACCTCGGTATTTGTGCACATCGTTCGCTACCGCCTCATCTGCGGGAAGATCATAAATGCCCTGCACCGGAGTGCCAAACACGTCACGTTCCCGAACACAAGCTACGATGAAATGCGAACAGCTCTAGCGAGGGAGTTACAAGAGTGGCATACGGAAACAGCAAATCTTCCTCTTGTTAAGAGCGACACTGCTGCTTCACCGGCTAGTGGTTCGAGTTTTCGTTCTGAGGAGTGGTATAGGCTCTTATACCATAACGGCATGCTCATGCTGTTCCGACCGTCGCCGTGTCTGAACGATGCAGCTGTGAATAGTCTCGCACTGCAGAATATATACGACTCTGCTAGGGAGGCTATAAGTCTCTATGCAAGTCTGCACCGATCGCGAAAGTTGAATTATTCATGGATAACAATGCATTCCGTCTTCCTAGCCGGACTATCATACATCTTCGCCCTACGCCATCATTTCTCTGGTTCTGAACCTCAGCGCGCAAGGTTACATACAACACCAACGATCAGCCAAGTCGTCAACGACACGAGGGCTTGTTCAAAAGTGTTAGTAGCTGTGTCGGAGAGATGGGACTTGGCGAGGAACTGTTCGGATCTGTTTGATAGGCTGAGCGATGCGGTGGTTGCTGATGTCGTGGAGGCGAGTGTTGCGGCGCCGGTGCAGTTTTCGGCGGATCTGGCGGGTATGACCGTTGATAGTACGTTTAGGGATTGTTTTGGGGATTTGCAGAGTTTGGGGCTGGATGAGTTCCATAATGATGCTATTTCGCAGTTGAGTCAGGAGTGGTTTTTTGGGCTGGGGGGTGAGAGCCATTCGTATTATTGA
- a CDS encoding related to putative tartrate transporter encodes MISQDHKMGVETLDAEKQNAAHEEYSAEVLDKRGNGDYSGAVAKSDPEEIKLVKKLDKWIMPTLWLMYWLNYLDRNAITLARLNGFEEDLNLQGSQYNTSVSILFVGYVLGQIPSNMIITRVRPSWYMGGFMMAWAVVSSLTAVAHNYTGALLTRFFLGIVEAPYYPGALYMLSTFYTRKELATRISILYSGNVLASAFAGLIAAGVFEGMDGLAGIKGWRWLFILQGAVTFVVAIVACFTLPDEPLTTRWLTPEQRQLAHDRVLRDTVGQKGDGNPWSGLREAIVDPKVWVFIVLQHLHLATNGFKNFFPTIVNTLGFNTTITLVLTCPPFLIAGALSILWAKSSGHFNESTWHITISKIVATFGFVLACATMNVGARYFAMCVFTIGTYGVNSILLAWVGNTCGQTREKKASALALANVSATLSLIWTPYLWPKSDAPRYVLPLSSSAGFAVACIAGVWLMRWMLVRQNRKIRQTDSEATLFYAY; translated from the exons ATGATATCCCAAGATCACAAGATGGGCGTTGAGAcccttgatgctgagaagcaaaACGCTGCTCATGAGGAGTACTCTGCTGAGGTTCTTGATAAGAGGGGTAATGGTGATTACTCTGGTGCTGTGGCGAAGAGTGATCCTGAGGAGATCAAactcgtcaagaagctcgataAATGGATCATG CCCACCCTTTGGTTGATGTACTGGCTCAACTACCTCGACCGCAACGCCATCACCCTCGCCCGCCTAAACGGCTTCGAGGAAGATCTGAACCTCCAAGGCTCACAGTACAACACCTCCGTCTCAATCCTCTTCGTCGGCTACGTCCTCGGCCAGATCCCCAGCAACATGATAATCACCCGTGTCAGACCATCATGGTACATGGGCGGTTTCATGATGGCATGGGCCGTTGTCAGTTCCCTCACGGCCGTAGCCCACAACTACACCGGCGCTCTTCTCACTAGATTCTTCCTCGGTATCGTGGAGGCTCCTTATTATCCTGGTGCGCTGTACATGCTGTCGACGTTTTACACCAGGAAGGAATTGGCGACGAGGATCAGTATTCTTTACTCGGGTAATGTCCTGGCTTCTGCTTTTGCGGGCTTGATTGCGGCGGGTGTTTTTGAGGGTATGGATGGACTGGCAGGGATTAAGGGCTGGCGATGGTTGTTTATCCTTCAGGGTGCGGTTACGTTTGTTGTGGCTATCGTTGCATGCTTTACTCTTCCTGATGAACCGTTGACGACGCGATGGCTCACACCTGAGCAGCGACAACTTGCGCATGATCGAGTTCTGAGAGATACAGTCGGACAGAAGGGTGACGGAAATCCATGGAGTGGTCTGCGCGAAGCCATCGTCGACCCGAAAGTCTGGGTCTTCATCGTTCTCCAGCATCTTCACCTTGCGACCAACGGCTTCAAGAACTTCTTCCCTACCATCGTCAACACTCTCGGCTTCAACACCACTATTACCCTCGTCCTCACCTGTCCTCCTTTCTTGATCGCCGGTGCTCTCTCTATTCTCTGGGCCAAGTCTTCCGGTCACTTTAATGAGAGTACCTGGCACATCACCATTTCCAAGATTGTCGCTACCTTTGGATTCGTCTTGGCATGTGCCACCATGAACGTTGGAGCAAGATACTTTGCCATGTGTGTCTTTACTATTGGTACCTATGGTGTCAATTCTATTCTTCTGGCTTGGGTGGGAAATACATGTGGACAGacgagggagaagaaggcttctgCTCTAGCTCTCGCCAACGTCAGTGCGACACTCAGTCTGATCTGGACTCCT TACCTCTGGCCCAAATCCGATGCACCACGGTATGTGCTGCCGCTCTCAAGCAGTGCTGGTTTTGCTGTAGCTTGTATTGCTGGAGTCTGGCTTATGAGGTGGATGCTGGTCAGGCAGAACAGAAAGATCAGGCAGACTGACTCTGAGGCTACTCTGTTCTATGCTTACTAG